ACCAGtagagagaaaaaatgtatgaaatatatgaattcactactataagtcgctctagataacagcgtctgctaaatgacgtaaatgtatagTTATCATATTAGTACAGACATGGACCATTTCACAATGGGTTCCAATCAGTAGAAGACAAATCTGGATGTGCTTTACAGAAGACTGACAGCAATATTGTCAAAGGAATACAATGATGTAGGGAATCATCACTTTTTGTTTGACATATGAGATTTAATACAACATTTAAAATCCAAAATACAACACACCCTCCATTGTCTCTTATGCGATCGTCGTGCGGAATCATTGCGCTATCTGATGTAAGACAACAAACACTCTCTTCATTCAAGTTCCATAGTGGAATACTAATCTGGCTCCTATAATTACTgtaaaaatacaattttacaAAAAACATAGAGACATAGAAGTGAAAATGATgtacaatatatacaaaaaataagCGTTAATTGaattaaaacaaataataaaTGTGCCAACTTAACTGTTAAAGTTGTATTAGCAGGTCAGCCAACCAAGTATAAACCCACCTTTAGGTTTTTTCTTAATtatgaaaatgtatataaaaagcTTGACATTatgtaaaacacaaaatataaaaaaaaaagcaaattCAGCTTTTAAACAAAACAGGCACTACACTATTGTTTAATCAACAAACTGAAGTCAAAGATGGGTAACTGCAATATttcaagaaaatgaacaacaattaACGAAAACAAAGCCAAGCATACAAGCCCCCAAAAGCTGAAAACGGCAACTTGCTAAATCATAACATTTAGTATTTGTAAAATTCCATTCAGTGATATTTGACTCAGTAAACACTGTCATAAATCAATGTAAAGGCAATGGCAAAAACATAAAAATCCCAAAATGGTTGTTCAGTTTACAGTTCTTACTGTAATGATCACACGGATGATTCAGTCTGTTCAATGACATCATCAGATCGTAACTCGTATTGAAGAGATTTGGCTGTTGAACACAGGCCTATGGGAATATAACGGACAGAGAGTAGCATTGGAGTTAAACTGATTCAACTGCTCTTTCAACTGCTCAGCACTAAAATGTAATCCATCAAAAGTAATAAAGGGTTAGTTTGCCTTTTTTGAGGGGAGAACAGTTCCATAGAACACATTTAACAAAAATAGCTGACCATGGGCACTTTTCTATTTACATTTGACATGAACCATTTGAGTGATATAAGAGCATGACATAAAGAAGGAGAATATCAAGCTGGATAAGTTGATTGTCGATACACACTGAAATAAAGAGGTCACCTCGAGCCCTGCAGCATTTCACCATCAGCACAATAGACACCAGTAGAAAGGGAGACACCACCAGCAGACTACACAGCAGTCTGggcagcagagagatggagacaacaGAACCTGGAGGGACGAGCAAAACACATGTTTaaccatgaacacacacacacacacacacacacacacacacacacacacacacacacacacacatacacacttctcacctctcactgtcacccagctATCTGGTGATTCTCCTTCATTAGATTTACACTTATAGAAGCCTTCATCTGACTTGGATACTACAGGGATGGTCATCTCTCCTGTGGTCTCATTCCTGATGAGTACTCCATCTTTGTAGAAATCAACCTTGGGGATCAGGTTTGTTTCCTGATTTCTATTTGTACAGCTCAGAGTCACAGAGTCTCCCTCAGTCACGGGATAGGGAGGGCTGTCCAGGATCAGAGGACCAACTGTGtaacataatatataaatataactgTAAATCTGGAGTTATCACTCACATGAGCTTGTATTTTATTAGATGCAACCATTCAATTACAGACTTGAACATCATTATCATACCGTGAACGGTAAAAAAAAGGTTAATGAATGTTGTACAACAGACATACCATCCACTGTGATGTTGACAGCATTACTGTACTCTCCTGATCCAGACTCACACCAGTAAACTCCACTGTCCCCTGTGTATGTGGACCTGATGGTACATGTGGACCCTGCTATTGATCCCCAGTTAGAGCCACACTCTGACTCCActgctttctctctgtatctcttcagTCTCCATCCAGTAGAGTTCCTCTTCTCCTCACAGCTTAGTGAGAGAGACTTTGATGTAAAGTGTTGAGTTCTCTTAGGTCTTATTTTTAGAGACAGTGATGGTTGCGGATCTGAAACAAAGAGTGACAGAGTAAAACGTATAGTTATATATACACATGAGGGTGACTTAAATATGATTAAATGCAGTTTCAATGCAGTTAGTTACCTCCTGACCAGAGAAACTGAGGTTCACTGTAGAATGTGTCatagactgggtctcctctcccagctctacACACATATCCTCCTGTGTGACTTGGACCAGCAGGGATCAGAGTGAAGGAGTCTTCAGTAGTCCCATTGCCAGATAGAGGCTCTACAGAGTAGGACCTGTCTGATAGGGAGAGTAACCCAGCTGTGTAGGGAACAGTTTGGTACCAGAAGAACCTCCAGCCTGTAGATGACTCTTTAACCCCACAGCTCAGAGTCACTGAGTCTCCAGGGTTCAGCCACTGAGGAGAGACACTCAGGACAGCTTGGGGTCTATCTGTTATGAAGGAAATGACACAAATCATATGTTCAATCTTTAAAATGTTTACCATTTTGTTATTATGGTATTGTACATTTCCCCAaaatcaaactatagttttgttccATCATtgatctcactgtcttctatttgacctcatcccttctgtctttgtctttcaaTCCCATAAAAACAGACTTACCTAACACGGTCAACACAGTCACACTTACTCACCATTCACAGTGAAAGTGACAGGATCACTGATGATTGATGATATGGATCTGGACTGGATCTCTCCCTGACACCAGTAGAGACCCTGGTCAgactcagcagctctactgatggTGAATGTGGCTCCTGTTGTAGTGTGTCTGTCAGACAAGGTCACTACGTTCTTAGTGTTGTCTTTGTACCATGTATAGCTCCACCCACTGTCAGACCCCACTGAACACGTCAGAGTTACTGTCTCTCCAGTGTCTGCAGGGTTTGGATTCACGGTCACTGAAGTTTCAGGAAGAGCTAAGAAAACAGAGAGCAGAATATCAAAACATCTCGATACATGCTTGGTCATTTAGAATAATTTAGCTGTTGCTGTTAAGTTTTTATTAAAGTTTATTTTAAATAGGAGTATGTTGACTCCATTCAGTTAGAATTTAAAGtctatacagtatatttacattTTCCCTCATTGGCTCAAAATTCAGAAAGTTCAGATAGTGATTGAAGGTTAATAGCGAGCTCACCAGTGACACTAATGTAGAGAGATGGGGCCCTATGTCAAGTGGTTATGTGCATGGAGACACTGATGTGAATGAGAGATTAGATGACTTACCTGTCACTGTCAGTCTGACTGCATCACTCCACTGAGAATATGTCCCATTATCAATATGTTCACCCAGACACCTGTAGTCACCACTGTTTGAAATATTAACCTCACTGATCTCATATTCATGCTTCCTACTGATTGAGTCTACATCATCCTTGCGCCATGTATATTTCCAGTCAGTGACTTTTCCCCTCTGTATGTTACATCTGAAAGTGACAGACTCTCCACTGAATATCTGGGAGGATTTGGGGTGTATGGTCAGAAAAGCCTTTGCCTGTCCTACACAACATAAAACCAGCATGAAACAATTACTTCACACATGTTATTTTGAGACACTCAAAACACAAAATATGTCTATCCAAAAGCAGCtttaaaaattacaaataaaacatttgatgaaGCATTAAGAGATGAAGGCTTGATCAAGCGTACAAATATCTACCATCATCATCTTCAGAGTGtccagtgtatatgtgtgtactcAGCACTACAACAAAGAAAGTCACATTGCTCCAATATTAGATAGAACTAAATAACACCACGCCATATTCATGTTACTGATTACCAAATCCATCCTGTACTTTATTTTAAAGGTGCAATCTACGATTTCTACATACATGTTGGATCTTTAAATTAATCATAGGCATTTATTCTTGAAGAGTACAACTTTTAATTCCCTCAAACCTGTCTTTCCCCATCATAAACCAAAATGTATGGTTATGTTATGACAATTATTGTAAACAATGTAGATTAATGAATTTCcttagccccatccctcagccatACACCACAAAAAGTGTCAGGGTGGCCATTTTGTTGTAGTTTAAATTTCGGACTGCAGCTTTAAATGGCAGCTAACTTCCCATGTTCTGCACACAGAgagaccaaaaacaccaaaacaccacTCATTAATCTCTTAACACAGTTTACTATAACTGTAGTGAAGGAACCCTCAACCATTTACAATAATCACAAATTGATTATACAACACATCCAACAAATATTGCATTTTATATTCATTGTCATTGACAGCACATTTTGCAACCACTGAGTTAGCACCACTCTTTAGTTCCTGAGTAATGACTTGGTTAAATGCCCACCACCACACTAACCAGGTCTGTGGCAATTTCCTTTGAGTGACATTTACTAATATTTTCTCAATAAGGGCTaaaacacaaaaaacaaagcTAAAGCATGAAACTGTCTTCATTTCGATTACTGTCTTATTCCCTTTTTCCCTTAAATTCTTAGTAAATGAGGTAATTAGTGTTCATAAACAAACACACTAACTCAGTACTTACATAGTAGCAAACAGAACAAGGTGTGCTCCATTCTGTCCCCACAGACAAGTGACTTTCTCTACAACTACAGTCCTTCTAACATCCCCTCTACTTCCTATATGATGACAGTCTGCTTAGATCACACCACTTCACGCTATGATCACACCCCTTCACCGTacacagaaaaacagagagacGTATTctagaaaaatgtaaaaatagaTAGAGTAGGCCTTCCCTGAAACTTTTGCTCAGCTAACCTCCATTTGGGCACAATGGAAATGGACATCTCCAgccaccactcacacacacacacacacacatgtttataTCACCTACTGGGGACACCTGTTCTCACACCACATTCTGGGGCACCACATTTCTGACAACCTAGAGACAAGATGAAAACatcaaaaaatctatttaaaaaaattcCATAATAAATACACCCCTTCAAATGTAATTGATTAATTGAAATAAGGGTAGATTACATTGTGGGGACTGGGAAGGTGAACAATGTGGGGACACAAGAGGAAACTCCTTATTTGGCATCAACAGGAAGTCCCATCTGGGGACCAAGTTGCGACCAACTAGTACCATCTGGGGACAATAGTGTAGACTATTGTTTAGGGCAGAAGGGGAGGATGGATTCTAATCTAGCTAAATTTGAATTACTAGCAATTTCAGCATATCACTACCAACTAGAGAATGTTGCCAGGTGTTCTCTTTAGCATATGCATCAGATGCATATCAACCTACAAGGTGTGCAAATATGCTTGATATATAAATGCTTCATAAATAGTGCATAAACTATTGTAAATGATtaacagtgtcgtgtctttgggtaccattaaactgaagataggtttatcaattaactccctgtaattattatcacgcgattaaactgattaatcgcttaattgtaattaactaggagatcggggcaccaagaaaaatattcacattacaaagttataattttcctaactttcctatattataatataggccgattatcttctggtttcaatggcgtattttacctcgcgtccagtctcattccaaacgtcgtaaattgttgtatctgcacgaacccagtctttactaaaatcatccatacatcaattgtcttaaaatcatttatttactacactaagtaattaacagaaaacatacaaacagtaattatcgtcacaaaggattggtatagtaatgtgccctaatggctaacaagcatggctggtctgttagacaatgggtcataaacggtcagctgaaAAGTTACActgagttcattaatattaacaattgacaattgaaggctcactcattcgggaacaattgcaatcaatatatatttatgctcatgtgtcgtcgggatcccttttgaagagttatgttctgatggagagttttgtccgcgttctctctctctcggttagaatggatctttcagagcgacattcattaatgttgtcatagaatggatgtttcgttggtcttcgcgttcgatgatataatttacttagctgcagactaataattaatatcaaagacttgttcttattctgttgatatcgatagtctaaaagttaaccacgtggtatggttcactttcagtagagtacttggatgataaaacctaatggccatggagtgcaggcctggtctcaagaaatgtaaatcagggggtgttttatagtgtccatagaacaggcttgtcaaatgacgcctggtcctgtctgtgtccctgggggcgtgcctatgactgagttagacttggttacagaaatacaattctatcacattaacatcagtacatagcatctcaatgtattacaaatagctttatccttattaatacattttatacaaccattatgatgccagtctcatcgctgaggctattatataaacagttttatggtaatatggctatattgtctcttctgagtatcacaaaattgtaccaagcggaccagttcgtagctggagtcttcatcaatcttccatatcttctccagaacacacatgtcgctcggttctccaattctatgagttggaagaatttcctttgtctctctatgaaacatgtggtagtagattctcctcttggaatttttacaaccctgggttggggggaaggtcggttgggtgatggtacaaaggggagggggtcaactgtccttcctgtacccaaagaggacaacgtcatgacaacagcaTGAAGAAATAATGGGAatatattaataaaaaaaacaatagttatttgtttagagtcaaggatatgttttgtaTAATTCTACAGTCCTAGAAACacataggcctatagcctattttTGTTTCCATTACAATAAAACATTACAGTGTAATCCATTTGATCAACTTTATTAATAGgtttgattagtaatagagttatagtaacTAACCTtccttgtagctcagttggtagagcatagtgtttgcaacgc
The DNA window shown above is from Salmo trutta chromosome 8, fSalTru1.1, whole genome shotgun sequence and carries:
- the LOC115198473 gene encoding Fc receptor-like protein 5; translated protein: MLVLCCVGQAKAFLTIHPKSSQIFSGESVTFRCNIQRGKVTDWKYTWRKDDVDSISRKHEYEISEVNISNSGDYRCLGEHIDNGTYSQWSDAVRLTVTALPETSVTVNPNPADTGETVTLTCSVGSDSGWSYTWYKDNTKNVVTLSDRHTTTGATFTISRAAESDQGLYWCQGEIQSRSISSIISDPVTFTVNDRPQAVLSVSPQWLNPGDSVTLSCGVKESSTGWRFFWYQTVPYTAGLLSLSDRSYSVEPLSGNGTTEDSFTLIPAGPSHTGGYVCRAGRGDPVYDTFYSEPQFLWSGDPQPSLSLKIRPKRTQHFTSKSLSLSCEEKRNSTGWRLKRYREKAVESECGSNWGSIAGSTCTIRSTYTGDSGVYWCESGSGEYSNAVNITVDVGPLILDSPPYPVTEGDSVTLSCTNRNQETNLIPKVDFYKDGVLIRNETTGEMTIPVVSKSDEGFYKCKSNEGESPDSWVTVRGSVVSISLLPRLLCSLLVVSPFLLVSIVLMVKCCRARGLCSTAKSLQYELRSDDVIEQTESSV